A single region of the Chitinophaga niabensis genome encodes:
- a CDS encoding alpha-2-macroglobulin family protein: MYPNTRHLTLACLLLCAAMAATITACSTKAKEMNPAFAKYIEAFTTGIISKQSAIRIQLAGDVNVTHTQNEPLKEEIFSFSPSIKGKAYWVDATTVEFRPDQNLTPGKTYKGTFKLGKVMTVPSELKTFEFDFQVIKPSFDVEMFGLKSANNSAEKMTFSGVVRTADQEDVQAIEKLISVKYDGPTTNISWQHDVANRTYKFTIGNIVRKSVAAKMEISWNGKPINSDVADSKSIEIPAIGDFKVLDIKPMYDPEEYVVVQFSSPINMGQSLDGLIGISGVSDLRYTVEGSEVKVFAPDRLEGNYTVVVNEGILSTFDEKLNKGFTGNVNFENRLPSVSIPGKGVIMPQSGKLVMPFDAVGLKAVDVVVIRIYENNIPQYLQRNSLDGDQELRRVARPVAEKTIYLDQDKSINLHKRTRFNLDLEQLIKTEPGAIYRVTIGFRKDYALYSCKGMVKKDSDEEEESEEDYEYYGEQLDEDDSFWRRYESYYPYGYRWSERENPCHNSYYNKEKWASRNIISSNIGLIAKRGNDNSMVVAVTNIIDAKPLSGVELELLDYQQQVIFSTKSDGDGFAKFDLKRKPYLLVAKRDNERGYLKLDDGSSLPLGRFDVKGEEVQQGMKGFLYGERGVWRPGDSIFLTFMLEDKEGKLPANHPVILELYNPKGQLYKRINQHESLNGFYNFHTLTDPEAPTGSWQAKVKVGGAVFSRSVRIETVKPNRLKVKLDFGTKQALIKDESPKGTLSAAWLFGATAQSLKAKVDVSLSSSSTAFPKFDGYHFDDPTEKFSAENKTIFDGALNEDGVATVAANIPVGERAPGVLKANFEIKVFEPGGDFSIDHFSMPYHVFDSYVGVSAPEGDRLTGMLVTDKSHQVNIVNVDANGTLIKGTRQVQVQLYKIRWRWWWDENSNEISNFTEDNYNQLLQEKTVTVVNGKGTWPFMIRYPEWGRYLIRVKDLESGHITGQSVYVDWPNYAERLQKENPAEAAMLVFTSNKTKYTVGEDVVLTIPSSEGGRGLISIESGSKVIKTDWIGTEKGQTVYKFKAEKEMAPNIYVNVSLLQPHAQTANDLPIRMYGTVPILVEDPNTILKPVINIPATLRPEADASITVSEASGKAMTYTIAIVDEGLLDLTRFKTPDPHSAFYAREALGVKTWDLFDYVIGAWGADLERILSIGGDEGLNKGASAAKANRFKPVVKFMGPFSLKKGDKQTHQFKLPPYIGSVKAMVVAGQEGAYGFADKAVAVKKPLMLLATVPRVLGPGETIQLPVTVFGLEPHVRQANVTLASNAYFEVVGETTKQVSFPKPGEQLVYFDVKIRSQVGIGKFKIVATSGKERAEENVELDVRNPNPYMTNVLEQQVEAGASWNTAFSPVGMAGTNTGVLEVSTIPAMNLGKRLDYLIQYPHGCVEQTTSSVFPQLSLAQVMDVSEQQAATLDRNIKHGINRLKGFQSTDGGLSYWPGGSTSDEWGTSYAGHFMLEAQEKGYALPPGFLDQWKKYQRNKAVSWAPSSYNFYGGDIVQAYRLYLLALAKTPELGAMNRLKEFQYLSIPAKWRLAAAYKLAGQAEAAAALIKGLSTNVQPYTQMGGTFGSDLRDKAMILETLTLMGQRAQANDLMRQVAQQLGKETWYSTQTTAYALIAISKYCGVNKAGGKMTYSYRLNAANGNISSPSYVSQVPVTFNGANGNVSVQNKGSNVLYARLILRGQPEAGQNPYADNNPEVLNMKVLYTNRSGQLLNPDNLKQGTDFVATVTMTNPGKRGYYEQMALTQVFPSGWEIINTRLMGNDSTMRSSPFTYRDVRDDRVYTYFNLEENKTVTYQVLLNAAYLGRYYLPAAAVEAMYDNTIHAFAPGKWVEVTK; this comes from the coding sequence ATGTACCCGAACACCCGGCATCTGACCCTTGCCTGCCTTTTGTTGTGTGCCGCCATGGCAGCCACCATAACGGCTTGCAGCACCAAAGCAAAAGAAATGAACCCCGCGTTTGCCAAGTATATTGAAGCATTCACCACGGGCATTATTTCAAAGCAAAGTGCCATCCGCATTCAACTGGCGGGGGATGTAAATGTAACGCATACACAAAATGAACCCCTTAAAGAAGAGATATTCTCTTTCTCTCCCTCCATTAAAGGAAAGGCATATTGGGTAGATGCCACCACTGTAGAGTTCAGGCCGGACCAGAACCTTACGCCGGGTAAAACCTATAAAGGCACTTTCAAACTGGGTAAGGTAATGACCGTTCCCAGTGAACTGAAAACCTTTGAATTTGATTTCCAGGTGATCAAACCTTCTTTTGATGTGGAAATGTTCGGGTTAAAATCTGCTAATAACAGCGCAGAGAAAATGACCTTCTCGGGCGTAGTTCGCACAGCAGACCAGGAAGATGTACAGGCTATCGAAAAGCTCATCTCCGTAAAATATGATGGACCCACCACCAATATCTCCTGGCAACATGATGTAGCTAACCGCACTTACAAGTTCACGATCGGAAATATCGTTCGTAAGTCTGTAGCCGCTAAAATGGAGATCAGCTGGAATGGTAAACCCATCAACTCGGATGTGGCAGACAGCAAGAGTATTGAAATACCTGCCATCGGGGACTTTAAAGTACTGGATATAAAACCCATGTACGACCCGGAAGAATATGTGGTGGTCCAGTTCTCCAGCCCTATTAATATGGGCCAGAGCCTGGATGGGCTTATTGGTATCAGTGGTGTGAGCGATCTGCGCTATACCGTAGAAGGCAGTGAGGTGAAAGTATTTGCACCGGACAGGCTGGAGGGTAATTATACCGTAGTAGTAAATGAAGGGATCCTCAGCACTTTCGACGAAAAATTAAATAAAGGATTCACCGGCAACGTGAACTTCGAAAACCGCCTGCCCTCTGTGTCCATCCCTGGTAAAGGAGTGATCATGCCACAGAGCGGTAAACTGGTAATGCCTTTTGACGCAGTAGGTTTGAAAGCAGTGGATGTGGTAGTGATCAGGATCTACGAAAACAATATCCCGCAATACCTGCAAAGGAACAGCCTGGACGGTGACCAGGAATTACGGCGTGTAGCCCGCCCTGTTGCAGAGAAAACCATTTACCTGGACCAGGATAAATCCATCAACCTGCATAAACGCACCCGCTTCAACCTTGATCTGGAACAACTGATCAAAACAGAGCCGGGAGCTATTTACCGTGTAACCATTGGGTTCAGGAAAGATTATGCATTATACTCTTGTAAAGGAATGGTGAAAAAGGATTCGGATGAAGAGGAGGAAAGTGAAGAGGACTATGAATACTACGGCGAGCAGCTGGATGAGGATGATTCCTTCTGGCGCCGTTACGAAAGCTATTATCCTTATGGATACAGGTGGTCTGAAAGAGAAAACCCCTGCCACAACTCTTACTACAACAAAGAAAAATGGGCTTCTCGCAATATCATTTCTTCCAACATCGGCCTGATTGCCAAACGGGGGAATGATAACAGCATGGTAGTGGCCGTAACGAATATCATAGATGCCAAACCATTGTCCGGCGTAGAGCTGGAATTGCTCGATTACCAGCAACAGGTGATCTTCAGCACCAAGAGCGACGGTGATGGTTTCGCGAAATTCGATCTGAAGCGCAAACCATACCTCCTGGTAGCCAAGCGGGATAATGAACGCGGTTACCTGAAACTGGATGATGGTAGTTCCCTGCCCCTGGGCCGTTTTGATGTGAAAGGAGAAGAAGTGCAACAGGGCATGAAAGGTTTCCTCTATGGAGAACGTGGCGTTTGGCGCCCCGGCGATTCCATCTTCCTCACCTTTATGCTGGAAGATAAAGAAGGTAAGCTGCCAGCTAACCACCCTGTGATCTTAGAATTATACAACCCGAAAGGCCAGCTGTACAAACGTATCAATCAGCACGAATCCCTCAATGGTTTCTATAATTTCCATACACTCACTGACCCTGAAGCGCCAACAGGCAGCTGGCAGGCAAAAGTGAAAGTGGGTGGGGCTGTGTTCAGCCGGAGCGTTCGGATAGAAACCGTAAAACCCAATCGCCTGAAAGTAAAACTGGACTTCGGTACCAAGCAGGCACTGATCAAAGATGAAAGCCCGAAAGGAACACTCTCCGCTGCATGGCTCTTTGGTGCTACTGCACAAAGCCTGAAAGCGAAAGTAGATGTATCTCTCAGTTCATCATCCACCGCCTTCCCCAAATTCGACGGGTATCATTTTGATGATCCTACAGAGAAGTTCAGTGCAGAGAATAAAACCATTTTTGATGGCGCTTTAAATGAAGACGGTGTAGCCACTGTTGCAGCAAATATCCCGGTAGGCGAACGTGCTCCCGGCGTATTGAAAGCAAATTTCGAAATAAAGGTATTTGAACCCGGTGGAGATTTCAGCATCGATCACTTCTCCATGCCTTATCATGTATTTGATTCTTATGTGGGCGTAAGCGCACCGGAAGGAGATCGCCTTACAGGGATGCTGGTAACAGATAAATCCCACCAGGTGAATATTGTGAACGTGGATGCAAATGGTACACTCATCAAAGGTACCCGCCAGGTGCAGGTACAATTGTATAAGATCAGGTGGCGTTGGTGGTGGGATGAAAATTCCAATGAGATCAGCAACTTCACGGAAGATAATTATAACCAGCTCTTACAGGAGAAAACAGTGACCGTAGTAAATGGTAAAGGAACCTGGCCCTTCATGATCCGTTATCCTGAATGGGGCCGTTACCTCATCCGTGTGAAAGACCTGGAAAGCGGGCATATCACAGGGCAGTCTGTTTATGTAGACTGGCCAAACTATGCAGAACGGCTGCAAAAAGAAAATCCCGCAGAAGCTGCGATGCTCGTGTTCACTTCCAACAAAACAAAATATACAGTAGGAGAAGATGTAGTGCTCACCATTCCCAGCAGTGAAGGCGGCAGAGGATTGATCAGCATTGAATCCGGTAGCAAGGTGATTAAAACTGACTGGATAGGAACAGAGAAAGGGCAGACCGTTTACAAGTTCAAAGCAGAGAAAGAAATGGCGCCGAACATATACGTGAACGTGAGCCTTCTGCAACCACATGCCCAAACGGCCAACGACCTTCCCATCAGGATGTACGGTACAGTGCCCATCCTGGTAGAAGATCCCAATACCATCCTCAAACCGGTGATCAATATACCCGCCACTTTACGTCCTGAAGCAGATGCATCTATTACCGTATCTGAAGCCAGCGGTAAAGCCATGACCTATACGATCGCCATTGTAGATGAAGGATTGCTGGACCTCACCCGTTTCAAAACACCCGATCCGCATAGTGCATTTTATGCAAGGGAAGCATTGGGTGTAAAAACCTGGGACCTCTTCGATTATGTGATAGGAGCCTGGGGTGCCGACCTGGAACGTATCCTGAGCATTGGTGGTGACGAGGGATTGAACAAAGGGGCGAGTGCCGCTAAGGCCAATCGCTTTAAACCCGTCGTGAAATTCATGGGGCCTTTCTCTTTAAAGAAAGGAGATAAACAAACACATCAATTTAAATTACCTCCTTACATAGGATCTGTAAAAGCCATGGTAGTAGCCGGGCAGGAAGGTGCTTACGGTTTTGCTGACAAAGCGGTAGCCGTGAAGAAACCATTGATGCTCCTGGCCACAGTGCCCAGGGTATTAGGCCCCGGGGAAACCATCCAATTGCCGGTAACAGTATTTGGCCTGGAACCACATGTACGGCAGGCCAACGTTACCCTCGCATCCAATGCTTATTTTGAGGTAGTGGGAGAAACCACAAAACAGGTAAGCTTTCCCAAACCGGGCGAGCAGCTGGTTTATTTTGACGTGAAGATCCGCTCACAGGTAGGTATCGGTAAATTCAAAATTGTAGCTACCAGCGGAAAAGAAAGAGCAGAGGAAAACGTGGAACTGGATGTACGTAATCCAAATCCTTACATGACCAATGTACTGGAACAACAGGTAGAAGCCGGTGCTTCCTGGAACACTGCTTTCTCTCCTGTAGGAATGGCCGGTACGAATACAGGCGTGCTGGAAGTATCTACCATTCCTGCCATGAACCTCGGCAAACGCCTGGATTACCTGATCCAGTATCCGCACGGATGTGTGGAACAAACCACCTCTTCCGTTTTCCCGCAACTCTCCCTGGCACAGGTAATGGATGTTAGCGAGCAGCAGGCTGCTACATTGGACAGAAACATCAAACATGGCATTAACCGCCTGAAAGGATTCCAGTCAACCGATGGTGGATTGAGTTACTGGCCCGGAGGTAGTACTTCCGATGAATGGGGTACCAGTTACGCTGGTCACTTTATGCTGGAAGCACAGGAGAAAGGATATGCATTGCCACCGGGTTTCCTGGACCAGTGGAAGAAATACCAGCGCAATAAAGCCGTGAGCTGGGCGCCGAGCAGTTATAATTTCTATGGAGGAGACATCGTGCAGGCCTATCGTTTATACTTACTGGCACTGGCTAAAACACCAGAACTGGGTGCGATGAACAGGCTGAAGGAATTCCAGTATCTATCCATCCCTGCTAAATGGAGGCTGGCCGCAGCATACAAACTGGCAGGCCAGGCTGAAGCCGCTGCCGCATTGATAAAAGGCCTGAGCACCAATGTACAGCCCTACACCCAAATGGGCGGAACATTTGGTTCTGACCTGCGCGATAAAGCCATGATCCTGGAAACACTAACGCTCATGGGCCAACGTGCACAGGCCAACGACCTGATGCGCCAGGTGGCACAGCAGTTAGGTAAAGAAACATGGTACAGCACACAAACCACGGCTTACGCATTGATCGCCATATCAAAATATTGTGGTGTAAATAAAGCGGGTGGTAAAATGACTTACAGCTATCGCCTAAATGCTGCCAATGGTAATATCAGCAGCCCTTCTTATGTTTCACAGGTACCGGTTACGTTCAATGGTGCCAACGGAAATGTAAGTGTACAGAATAAAGGTTCGAATGTATTGTACGCACGCCTCATCTTAAGAGGTCAGCCGGAAGCAGGTCAGAACCCTTATGCAGACAATAACCCGGAAGTGTTGAACATGAAGGTGCTTTACACCAATCGCAGTGGTCAGTTACTGAACCCCGATAACCTGAAACAGGGTACTGACTTTGTAGCTACCGTTACCATGACCAATCCCGGCAAACGCGGTTACTATGAGCAGATGGCTTTAACGCAGGTATTCCCTTCCGGTTGGGAGATCATCAATACCCGCCTGATGGGTAACGACAGCACCATGCGTTCTTCTCCTTTCACTTATCGTGATGTGCGGGACGACAGGGTGTATACTTATTTCAATTTAGAAGAAAACAAAACAGTTACCTACCAGGTACTGCTGAACGCAGCTTATCTAGGAAGGTATTATCTCCCGGCAGCTGCAGTGGAAGCAATGTATGATAATACCATTCATGCATTTGCTCCGGGCAAATGGGTAGAGGTAACAAAATAA
- the pbpC gene encoding penicillin-binding protein 1C, which produces MGGSVHRCRLSIIIMWQRIKHWAVKRKLRLSIIAVLLVLYYFILPKKLFTAPTSFVIEDSKGELMNAAIATDGQWRFPADKLVPDKFAKCIVTYEDKRFYYHWGLDPVAMSRAIKQNLTGGKVVSGASTITMQVIRLSRNKPRTLWQKLVETVLATRLEFAYSKKEILGLYAGNAPYGGNVVGLEAASWRYFGRKPDQLSWAETATLAVLPNSPALIHPGRNRQILMDKRNALLAKLWRNGTIDSATCALSSVEPLPDKPHVLPQLAPHLLDRFRLDYTRQHLTGSTRVKTSLDGDLQRNVNEILYRHHIQLKANGINNAAALVLDVETGHALSYVGNVYNPDNPELESYVDIIHAPRSPGSTLKPLLYTGLLSDGLMLPNTLLPDVPTQIAGYTPMNFDREYDGAVPASKALARSLNIPAVRMLQQYRAERFLVLLKNLGISTMNKPAGHYGLSMILGGGETTLWELSGVYASMARTLLHMEQYNGKYDADDYHAPGYRIDETIKSKHSPTKHGVLDAGAIWYAFQAMEEVMRPGEEFIWEHFSSSKRIAWKTGTSFGFRDGWAIGVTPQHVVAVWVGNADGEGRPGLTGVSTAAPIMFDIFRVLNTVSSFDAPTGKLQKIVVCHLSGHRAGEFCTEKDTLAVPAAGLRSAVCPYHQLIHLDATGQYRVTADCESPQLMQHKPWFVLPPAMEHFYKSSHSYIPLPPYKPGCNMAEQGRSMELIYPRPQARIFVPVEIDGTLGQTIFKATHRNQSAHIFWHIDNEFVGTTSDFHQVQLRPKPGKHILTLVDDEGEQIQQEFEILDKERKTN; this is translated from the coding sequence ATGGGCGGCAGCGTACATCGCTGCCGCCTTTCTATCATTATTATGTGGCAACGGATCAAACACTGGGCGGTTAAAAGAAAACTGAGGCTGAGCATCATCGCGGTGTTGTTGGTGTTGTATTATTTCATCCTTCCTAAAAAGCTCTTTACTGCACCTACTTCATTTGTGATTGAAGACAGTAAAGGAGAACTTATGAACGCCGCTATTGCTACGGATGGCCAATGGCGTTTTCCCGCAGATAAACTGGTGCCGGATAAATTTGCAAAATGTATTGTAACCTACGAGGATAAACGTTTTTATTATCACTGGGGCCTTGACCCTGTAGCTATGAGCCGCGCCATCAAACAGAACCTCACAGGCGGTAAAGTAGTAAGTGGTGCCAGCACCATCACCATGCAGGTGATCCGTTTGTCCCGCAACAAACCCCGTACTTTATGGCAGAAATTGGTAGAAACCGTTCTGGCTACCCGTCTTGAATTTGCTTATTCCAAAAAAGAAATACTGGGCCTTTATGCAGGTAATGCCCCTTACGGCGGAAACGTTGTAGGGCTGGAAGCAGCATCCTGGCGTTACTTTGGCCGTAAGCCGGATCAGCTATCCTGGGCGGAAACAGCTACCCTGGCTGTTTTGCCAAATAGCCCCGCATTGATCCATCCCGGCCGTAACCGCCAGATATTGATGGATAAACGAAATGCTTTGCTGGCAAAGCTCTGGCGCAATGGAACAATAGACAGTGCCACCTGTGCATTGTCTTCCGTAGAACCTTTACCGGATAAACCACATGTGCTGCCGCAGCTGGCACCGCATTTATTAGATCGCTTCAGATTGGATTATACACGACAACACCTAACTGGTTCCACCCGTGTGAAAACTTCCCTGGATGGCGACCTGCAAAGGAATGTAAACGAGATCCTCTACCGCCATCATATACAGCTCAAAGCAAATGGTATTAACAATGCTGCTGCTTTGGTGCTGGATGTGGAAACGGGCCATGCACTTTCTTATGTGGGAAATGTATACAACCCTGATAATCCTGAATTGGAGAGTTATGTGGATATCATCCATGCCCCCCGAAGCCCTGGCAGTACCTTAAAACCTTTACTCTATACAGGTTTGCTCAGCGATGGATTAATGTTGCCCAATACCTTGTTGCCGGATGTACCCACGCAGATTGCAGGATACACCCCCATGAATTTCGACAGGGAATATGATGGTGCGGTTCCTGCTTCAAAAGCACTGGCACGTTCGCTTAATATTCCAGCTGTACGCATGTTGCAGCAATACCGCGCAGAACGTTTCCTGGTATTGCTGAAGAACCTGGGTATTTCCACCATGAACAAACCCGCAGGGCATTATGGTCTCTCCATGATCCTGGGTGGTGGGGAAACTACGCTCTGGGAACTGAGTGGCGTATATGCCAGCATGGCACGCACGCTGCTGCACATGGAACAGTACAATGGAAAATATGATGCGGATGATTACCATGCACCCGGTTACCGGATAGACGAAACCATCAAATCAAAACATTCTCCCACCAAACATGGCGTACTGGATGCCGGAGCCATCTGGTATGCATTCCAGGCGATGGAAGAAGTGATGCGCCCCGGAGAAGAATTTATCTGGGAACATTTCTCCTCCTCTAAAAGAATAGCCTGGAAAACAGGTACCAGCTTTGGTTTCAGAGATGGTTGGGCAATTGGTGTTACACCGCAGCATGTGGTGGCAGTATGGGTAGGTAATGCAGATGGAGAAGGAAGACCCGGACTAACAGGGGTATCTACAGCAGCACCTATTATGTTCGATATCTTCCGTGTGCTCAATACCGTTAGTTCCTTTGATGCACCCACAGGTAAATTACAGAAGATCGTTGTTTGCCACCTGAGCGGTCACAGGGCAGGAGAGTTCTGCACAGAGAAAGATACCCTCGCCGTTCCCGCAGCCGGCCTTCGCTCTGCTGTTTGCCCTTATCATCAATTGATCCACCTGGACGCAACAGGGCAATACCGGGTAACGGCAGATTGCGAATCACCACAGTTGATGCAGCATAAGCCATGGTTTGTATTACCACCTGCTATGGAACATTTTTATAAAAGCAGTCACAGTTATATACCATTGCCTCCCTATAAACCCGGGTGTAATATGGCAGAACAGGGAAGGTCTATGGAGCTGATCTATCCCCGCCCGCAGGCCAGGATCTTTGTTCCCGTAGAAATTGACGGAACATTGGGGCAGACCATTTTTAAAGCTACACACCGCAACCAGTCCGCACATATCTTCTGGCATATCGATAATGAGTTTGTAGGAACAACCAGCGATTTTCACCAGGTGCAGCTGAGGCCGAAGCCGGGAAAACATATACTTACACTGGTAGATGATGAAGGGGAACAGATCCAGCAGGAGTTTGAGATCTTAGACAAAGAGCGCAAAACCAATTAG
- a CDS encoding replication-associated recombination protein A, whose translation MRAPLAERLRPASLDDLVGQEHLTGKGSILQKAIAQGKVPSMILWGPPGVGKTTIANIIAHTLQVPFYTLSAISSGVKDIREVIDLAKHQHAVLFIDEIHRFNKSQQDALLGAVEKGIITLIGATTENPSFEVNAALLSRCQVYVLRPLGEPELKQLLAQAMQKDEWLASKTIEIQESEALYNIAGGDARKLLNLFELVVDTLQDESPIVITNEKVMDIAQQRVAIYDKAGEQHYDIISAFIKSIRGSDPNAAVYWLARMLEGGEDVKFIARRMVILASEDIGNANPNALLLATSCFTAVNLIGNPEGRIILSQCATYLASSPKSNASYAAIGAAQAAVSQTGDLPVPLHIRNAPTKLMKQQGYGKGYQYSHSYENNFSQQEYLPDLLSGMKFYDPGKNAREDELRKYLKALWKEKYGY comes from the coding sequence ATGCGAGCACCACTGGCAGAACGATTGAGGCCTGCATCGCTGGACGACCTGGTAGGCCAGGAGCATCTTACCGGGAAAGGCAGCATCCTTCAAAAGGCCATTGCACAAGGCAAAGTACCTTCCATGATCCTTTGGGGGCCTCCCGGCGTTGGTAAAACCACCATCGCCAATATTATTGCACACACCCTCCAGGTACCTTTTTATACGCTCAGCGCTATTTCTTCCGGGGTAAAAGATATCCGGGAAGTGATAGATCTGGCCAAACATCAGCATGCGGTACTGTTCATTGATGAGATCCACCGTTTCAATAAATCACAGCAGGATGCTTTGCTGGGTGCGGTAGAAAAAGGGATCATTACCCTGATCGGCGCTACTACGGAAAATCCTTCCTTTGAAGTGAATGCGGCTTTGCTCTCCCGTTGCCAGGTATATGTTTTAAGGCCCCTGGGAGAACCGGAACTGAAACAGCTGCTGGCGCAGGCCATGCAGAAAGATGAATGGCTGGCTTCGAAAACCATTGAGATCCAGGAATCAGAAGCACTCTATAATATAGCCGGCGGGGATGCCAGGAAACTGCTGAACCTCTTTGAACTGGTAGTGGATACTTTGCAGGATGAAAGTCCGATTGTGATCACGAACGAAAAAGTAATGGACATTGCCCAGCAACGGGTAGCCATTTATGATAAAGCCGGAGAACAGCATTACGATATCATTTCCGCATTTATTAAATCCATCCGTGGCAGCGATCCCAATGCTGCTGTGTATTGGCTGGCACGTATGCTGGAAGGCGGGGAAGATGTGAAGTTCATTGCACGCAGGATGGTGATCCTGGCGTCTGAAGATATCGGCAATGCCAATCCCAACGCGTTGTTATTAGCCACCAGTTGCTTCACGGCTGTGAACCTGATCGGTAATCCGGAAGGAAGGATCATCCTTTCCCAATGTGCTACCTACCTGGCTTCTTCTCCCAAAAGCAATGCTTCCTATGCAGCTATTGGTGCAGCACAGGCTGCGGTTTCGCAAACAGGAGATCTGCCGGTTCCCCTGCATATACGGAATGCCCCCACGAAACTTATGAAGCAACAGGGGTACGGAAAGGGATACCAGTATTCCCATAGTTACGAGAACAACTTCTCTCAGCAGGAATACCTGCCGGACCTCTTAAGTGGTATGAAATTCTATGATCCGGGAAAGAATGCAAGGGAAGATGAATTGCGGAAATACCTGAAAGCTTTGTGGAAGGAGAAATACGGATACTAA